The Candidatus Micrarchaeota archaeon nucleotide sequence TCCATATACAATTTGAACATGACGCTCATATTCAGCACGCCGCTTGCGTTCATACACAACGTAACCGACAATTTCACGTTTCTAATACCGTACCAGCGCCTTGTGCTGCAGCCCGGGCAGGGCTACGTTATGAAGCTGCACAGCTTCTACGGCCAGGAATACGGAGGCGCATTCTTCAACGTCTCGCCGCTCAACCTCTACCTCATCGGAGCCAACGTCAGCACAGGCAGGTTCAACTTCTCCGTGACGTCCAACAACCAGTCCGTTACCAACCTCAACTACACCATAAGCCTCAACGGCCAGTATCCCGAGAAGGGAACCATAAAATACGGGTTCATATCATACACGCTGCCGCAGGACGTGTCTGTTCCCAGGGGCAGCCTCAACTTCACGCTGAACGTATCCGGGAGCACGTTCTACTACCATACCTCCTACAACCCATTGCCGTTCAAGATAAACCAGCAGTACATCGAGGTGGTCGTGGTCGTAGTGATAATGCTCGTGATGATAATATTCGTGAAGGCGCCCTACAGGGACGAGTTCTACATAGATGTCCCGCACCTTCCCGAGGAAAAGAAGACGCAGGTGCAGCTGAAGGCGACTGACATAGTCAACGTCTTCGACAGGCTCAATACCTCGTACAGGTGGAAATACATGCCATTATCGAAGACTGAGGTGCGCTCGGCAATAGCTAGCTACATAAAGTACAACAGCATACCAGTGAGCCTGACGTACAGCAACGTGGAGCAGATAATAGGGCAGCTCACAGTGAAGAAGTACCTGGTGAGCGCCGACGAGCTGTACGCCCCTGTTGAATGGGTAACCGGCAGCGGTCACGACATAGAGTACCTATCCACGTTCAAGAAGCTGAGGATATTCCTTGTCACGCACGCGTTCATATTCACGGACATCGACATAAGCAAGGAAAGCGACGTAGTCGCTACGCTGCACGGGGAGCGCAAGTACATAGTGCTGTACTCCAAGACGAGCAAGTTCCAGAACATACCCATATACCCCGACTGGAAGACCTACATAGTTTTCCTCAACAATTACAGGCTGGAGGAGTTCAGGAACAACCTTTACGTTTCCACTACCTTCGAGGCCGAGGAGCTCAAGATGTACATGGCGGCGGATCACGTGAGGCTGATAGATGCCGACAATCCGGAAGGGCTCCTCAGCTAAACCTAAAGATACCAGACTCTATAAATAATTTAACCGCGGATAGTATACAAGCAGGGAAAAGGGTGATAGGATGGACAAGAAAACGATAGCTTACGTGCTAGTAGCGGCGATGCTTGCCGTAGCCGCTTCGGGCGTGTATATCGCGGCAAGCGGCGCCTACAGGTCACAGCTGTTGCCTATGGCGCCCTACAGGGCATCGGATGCGAACTCTTTGCAGACTGCAAACTCAACAACGGGCACAACAGCAAGCAGCACTACAATCAGCAATGCTGGAATGCAGGCGCATGAAGGGGGTGCTGATTCAATGATATACATAACTGGCGCAAGCGCATACGTGGGGCCCAATTCTGGACACGAGAACACGACGCTGCTTGGGGTATCAGTCAGCAACAACGCAAGCGTGCCCATAGCTGTGAAAACCGTAACATTCAAGGGAGAAAACGGCAGCAGCATTACGTTCATGATAAACCCGTCCAACAGCAGCATGCAGCTGCCCACGCAGCTGAATTCCAGCTCCGGGTTCGTGCTTGCTCCGCACCAGAACACCACATTCGTGTACGACAACTACAGCAGCTCAATGCTGGCTGCTAACCGCACCTACTCCGTTTCCGTTGCAGGGAGCAACGGATCCTACGCTACATACGCGAACCTTACCGCAATAAAGTCGGGATGAGCCTGCATAGGCCATGCCGGTGCCTTGCGCACCGGCGAATATTTTCCATTCGGTGATTGTATAATGAAGGCCAATTCTGGAAACGAAGGCAGCGCCGCAAAAAACGGCAAGCTGCCAAATGCGCAATTGAGGCGCGGCAGAACGGATGGCGTTACCGTGCTCTACATAACGAGGCACGCAGTCACTGCGCCGAACCAGGAAGACCTTGTGCAGGGCAGGAGATACGATTCGGAAATATCCGACGCGGGGAAGCTGCAGAGCGAGGAGCTCGCAGTGGAGCTGCTGCGGCACAAGATAGACGTAGCATACTGCTCGAGCATGAGGAGGTGCAGGCAGAGCATAATGCCGTACAAGAACAGCGCCGGCATAAAAGTAAATTACGTGAAGGATCTGGAGGAAAGGGACTACGGCGTTTTTGACGGCAGGCCAGGGAGCGAGTACAGGGAATGGATAAGGAGGAACGGCTTCGAAGGGAACTACAGCTTCAGGCCGCCCGGTGGCGAGACGTTCCAGGACCTGAGGGCACGCGCACGTGCAGTTATGCGGGAAATACTTGCCAGGCACGGCGGCGAGGCGATACTGATCATGGCGCACTGCGCCACGGGCGTGGCTATAATGCTGAACCTGTTCAACGAGAGGGAAGAGGGCAACTACGTCAAGTACATGCTGAAGAACTGCGCGCTCTCGGTAGTTGAGATAAGATACGGCAGGCCGCACCTTGAGCTGCTGAATTCCACGGCCCACCTCAAGAATACGGAAAGCACTGGAAAGGCAAGAAGCCCGACGCCATAGAAATGAATCATGCGGATTGCATGTAGACGCACTGCACTGCGTTGTTGGAAGGGCAATAGTCCTGGGCGCTGACGTTGACCAGGTAGGTCCCGGGCTGGGAAAGCCCCTCCAGGTACCCGCTAACGTTGACCGGGGTATATGCGGTGACGTAGCTTATCCCTGCGTTTGTGTTTATCGTGAATATTATCTCGTGGCCCACGCCGTTGGTCTGGTTTCCTATGTATATGCTCTGCACGTCCGGCGGTACCTGTATGAGCACCAGCTGCTTGGCGGGATAGCCCTGCGAGCCTACGGATGTGGCTGCCGTTGCAAGCTTTGCAGCTGTTCCCTGCGCCTCCGTGGCCGAAAGCGTGGAAGTCGACGTGGATATCTGTATGAATGCGAGAAGGATTATGGGCAGGAGTATTATGAGCCCGAAAGAGAGCGTGACAAGCAGCTCAAGGCTGGACTGCCCCCTTGGGTCGCCGCGCCTCCTGTTGTTGTTCATTCCATCGTGTCCTTTAGCGTATTTACCTTCTTGTGGGTTATTATGCTCTCCTTTTCCTTTATTATCCTGTGCTTAAGCTTCTTGATCAGGTCGCTCAGCGCGTCATCGAACAGGTATTTCGTGACATGCATTGATATTATCCCGTGCCTGCCCAGGGAGAGCCTGACCTGCAGCTCGTAGAGCTTGCTCTTGCTCCTCTTGACCTTGAAGGTTATGTAATCCACGTCTATGCCGCTCAGCCTCTCGATGCTGTCGACAAAGGACCTGAGCTCCTCCCTCGCATCGTCCTCGTACTGGTAGGTGTTCGCGTCGAAGCCGGACATGAAGACCTTGCTGGGTGCAACACGCTGCTTCACCAGTATGTTTTCCATCACGTCCGTTACTGTGAGGATGCCTATGGGGTTGCTGTTCTTCACAACGACCAGCGATGATATGCTGTTCTCTATCATGTCTCTTACCGCATCGGACAGCGGCCTGTTGTACTCTATTGACCTGACATTAGGCTCCATCACGCTGCTTATGGATATGTTTGAGGGCTTGTAAACATCTGTCTTCAACTGGGGAAGCCGCTCCGAGCCCTTCGCTATCTCGTTTGCCATGTCGTAGTTAGTTATGAGCCCCACGAACTTGTCGTTGCGCAGGACAACCAGCCTGTTCACCTTCCTTTCGCGCATGGTGCTCTTGGCCTGGGCCACGCTTGCATTGGCGTCTATCGCAAGTACCGGCGTGGTCATAGCCTCGCCCACCTTCATGTTTTCGAGTATGTTGAGCGAAAGGAGTACCTTCAGGAGCGTGCTTCTTTCGAATATGCCTATTATCCTGCTCCCTGCCGAGAAAGGCAGTGCCTTTACCCCGAGCTTGTAGAAGTAGTTCACGAGGTCGTATATGGAGGTGCTGTTCGTTATCTTCGGAGTCTTTATGCTGAACTTTTCCACCTTCTCGTTCGCTGGCAGCTTGAGCCCCTGCAAAGCCCTGTATCTCGTCCTCGTATCGACAATCCCGTAGTACTCCTTGTTCTTTGTTATCACTATGGCGGAATATTTGTTCAGGTAATGGCCCGCCTTGGACATCGGCGTCCTGTAATCAAGGTTTATCGTGCGTGATATAAGCTCCTTTGGTATATTTTGCAGCCTCTCCATCCAATCATCTATCCTATAAGTAAATAAGAAAATATATAATAGTCTCTGTGTAAATCATATCAGGCCAGGATGGCAGATCGGCTATGCGGCCGCCTGCAGAGCGGCATAGGGGGATTCGACACTTTTTACCAAAAGCGATACTTCCCCTCCTGGCTTATCACACGATCTGCAGCCAATGAACCGAACAAATATATATCTTGGAACCTATACAAAATATGTGATAGAATGGCAACAGCATTGCTGCGCCCGGCAAGGTCCGAGGACCTGGCGGATTACCTGGTATATTGCATAAGATCAGGGGGAAAGATAACCCATGTCAACGATTATTCATTCGAAAATGCACAGAAGAACATGCCCAAGCCCGAAAAGGTGACGGCGCTGCTCCCGCTCCTGGATCCCTCATGCTCCCTTCCTGAGCTGCATGAATTGGCCAGGCTCACCGAAAGCATGTCCGCCGGATCAAGAAGGCAGCTGGAGGGGCTGAAGCGCAGGGAGGATGACATCACGAAATGGCTGGTGCCCGAAGCCCCAGAGGAAATAAGGAGGCAAATCGACAGCATATCAAGAAAAATGACAAGGGAGGAAAAGGAAAAGGTCATAGAGACGCAAAACCACACCCTCCTTATATTCGACAGCGAGGTGTACCGCCTCCAAAGGGTCCTCTCGCCCGGCGATGCAAAGACACTTGCGACATTCATGAATAATTTTTACTATGCGGAAAAGTCCTGCGAAATAGTTGGGGAACTATGCGGCAACGATGCAATAAACGTCATAGTGCCAAGGAATCTCACGGTCACGACATTGGAATCCAGCCATAACAGGATAATGAGGATGAAAAGCCCGCTTGAAAGCGCGTTTAACCCGGTATATGTGGATATCCCTGCGATAATGGACAAAAAGGGCATACACCTTGGAATCCAGCACCTGGACCCGCGAATCCACTCACAATGGGGCGAGTTTGCGAGATGCGCAAAGATGTACGAGGCCCGCATGGCAATGCCTGCAAACGCGTCAGGGCATGCAAGGCCCTGGTATACGCGCCTGAAGGAAATGCTCGGCTGAGCTAAGGTTAAATAACTGCCGCTTTTATATAATACCGCGATTTGCCTAGCGTCCTGGCAATGGCTGGTAATGCTATGAGATGTCTGCTCTGCGGCTATGAGATGAAGTTCGTAAAGTCATGCAGGCAGAAGTGCAAGAAGTGCGGCTATGAGATAGACTGCGAGGACGGCGGTTTCGACGAATAGCATGCGCTGCATCATGAATGAGCCGCAGCGTTCGCGGCGCATCGCCCTGGCCTTTGCTGCTACGTCTTCGCCTGCGACTTGCCTGAGTAGCGCTTTGCATAGTCCGTTATGACCGGTATCGTAATGTCGTTGCCGTTGTAAGCCTCAAAGCCCACGTAAAGCCCGTACAGCCATATGAACAGGTTCAGCAGCGTCCCGAGCGTGCCTATGAAGAAAAGGCCGAAGGAGATCACGGTGAAGACTATGGATACGATTATCATGAGTATGCCGAGGAATATTGCCTGCATTGAATGTAATTTCAGCCTTTGATCTTCTTCTCCTTTCAAGAAGAGGACGACTATACCTGTGACCAAGGAGAGGAAATAAGCAATTATAAACCAACTCCTGTTGTCAGGCGCACTTGTGCTGGATTTCTTTGTTGTGGATCTTGTTGCCATTATAATGACCCTAGTAAAAAGATACGTTTGTTGGCTATTTATAGCTTATGCAACTGGCCAGAAATAACCGAAATCAGCGATATGCTCAAACGTCAAGCACGACAGTGGCGCTTATGCCGCCCTTTGCCCTTTTTATGCCAAGATTGTATCGCGATACCCCCTTGACGTCAAGCTTGGATGCGGCGCTGCTCTTCCTCTTGCCGTGTATCGTCATGCTTATCGAGAAAGAGCCGCCATCCCTGCCTATCCGGAGTTTCGAAACCCTGTATGCGAAAATACCGCTCGAATCAGCTACGGACAACGCGTCCTGCAATGAATACCAGAGCAGGTCCTCGATGCTGCTGGCGCTGTCCTTCACCACGAAGGACTCCTCCTTTGACCTTGAGGCCGAAGCCTTATCCGTATACGATATCGTGTCAAACATGCCGAGGAGCGCGTTCCTGAAGCATGATTCCACAGAAACGCCGTAGGCTATGTACTCGACGTCCGCTGTATGCTCCACGAACCTGTATTTTTTGCTGTTTCGGATTGTTGCCATTGCACGCACCTGTAATATATTTATAAACCTTATTATAATTAATAAACTAGAATCTTATGGTCCTGTGACGAAAAGAGTAACTACTGAAACGTGATGAAGCCCATCTCGGCTGAGGACTTTGCAACGGTTGAATTATGAATGGAAAAAAAGCGAAGCTATTCGGAATCGCGATAATATTCGCGGCTTTCTTGGGGGTATCAATCAATTCCATACTTGCCACGAATCCGAGCATACTCGACACGGATTCCAGCACGTACATAATCGTAGTCATGCTGATGCTCCTGCTGTTCATAATATTCTCTTCAAAGGCTGAGCTTGATTTCTCCTTCGGCCCCAAGAACGCCGCATATGCAGCATTCATATTCGTCGCATATGCGCTCCTGCTATCTTCCATGCGGGTTGCGCTATCGTCCGCATTCCTGTCGTACAGAATTGACGCGCTGCTCTTCCCGCTGCCGATGCTAGCGCTCGTGGTGCTGGTATTCGGAATCAAAGGCGCAAGAAAGCTTTGGCCACTAATCGCATATTCGGTTTTCGCATCCCCGCTGCTGCTGGTTCCGGTCATAAACCTGAGCGCCGCGTTCGCGAACCTCAACGCCCTACTCGTATACGCGATAATCAAGGGCATCGGGGTCCAGGTGCTGCGCTCCGGGTACGTGATAACTTCGGCCCTTGGATCCAGCATAACCATCTCGACTGCATGCGTGCCCATAGGCACTTTCATAGCATTCGTGATGTTCCTGATCCCTGTCGCATATTTATACGACGGCTCCCTGAAGCACAAGCTCTACTGGATTTTGTCTGGATCCGCGCTGATGCTGTTCCTGAACTTTGCAAGGATGCTCTTTATAGCGTTGATCTGGGTGTTCTACGGCCTGGATAACGCGGTGAACACCTTCCATGTATTCGCCGGGCAGTTGATATTCTACGCGGCGATAATAATCATGATGCTTGTTTCCGGAAAGTACGGCCTCGGCCTTGCCAGGCGCGCGAAGAAATCTAGGCGCGGAGTCGCTGCTCCAGGAATAGCAGCCGGCAGGCTGGCTGCGGCAACGGTGGTAGCTGCTGCTTTTGCGATTGCCGCATTTGCCCTGAATTACGGGTATTACAGCGACATACACGCATCGTATGCACTGTTTGCAGGCAATGCAGGGGTCAATGCAGTGGCGCTTGGCAACAGGATAATAGGCAGCGTGGCGAATTCAAGCGGCAACGTTACTGTAATAGGATCCACGTCCATCGGCGAAATCTTCCTGATCGGACATGCGAACGATACGGACTCCACCTACATCATAGCTAACGCATCCTACTCTGCAGTGCCAAAATACAGGATTCCAGGATACACGCCTACGGGGCCGCTGCACTCATATCTGCTCAGGAACGGGATCACGATAAACGCGCAGGACGCATATTCGGGAAACAGCACGTTCGAGCTTAACTATTTCTCGATACCGTACAACATAAGCGGCGAATGGGTAATGGTGAACTACGTTGCATTCAGGAAGACGATTCCAGGGAGCACGCCAAGCTGCAGCGCGATAAACTACGGCTCCATCGGCCCGGTCAGCTATTTTGAATCGGAAATATACAATCTTGTAATGATGCAGCGTACATCCAGCGAAGGATTCATATGCGAGGGCTACGCCATAGCATCGGGATAGTTGTTTACATGGACAAGGCTAGGGAAATAACGAGGCTCAATGCTGCATACGGAAAGCTGCCGCGAACGGCAGGGCGCTGGCTGCTCAGCAGGAGATTCGTGCCGGCGGAGGGCCCGCCGGATGCTGAGGTAATGTTCATAGGCCAGGCCCCGGGGCGAAACGAGGACATGCAGCTCAGGCCTTTCATCGGCACGAGCGGAAAATTCCTTGACAGGCTGATGGGGCTTGCAGGCATTGAAAGGAAATCCGCCTACATTGCAAGCGTGGTGCAGTTCTTCCCGCCGGAAAACAGGATCCCGAGCGACGAGGAGATACAATTATGCAGCAGGTTCCTTTTCAGGCAGATAGATATCGTAAACCCGAGGTTCGTAATCCTGCTGGGATCTGTTGCGTGCAAAACCGTGCTAGGCATGGAAAAAATAGGCTCCATTCACGGCACTGTCGTAAAAAAGGGCAACAGGACATACATGCTGAGCATGCATCCCGCGGCCGCGGTAAGGATAAGGAGCAAGATGCCTGAGATGGAAAGGGATTTCAGGCGGTTCAGGAAGATAATGAGCAGGAAGTAGCTAATGCTTTGAGTCCCCCCTCCTTTCCATGGGGAAGAGTATAACCTCCTTTATGGAGCTCTTGTCGGCGAATATC carries:
- a CDS encoding histidine phosphatase family protein; protein product: MKANSGNEGSAAKNGKLPNAQLRRGRTDGVTVLYITRHAVTAPNQEDLVQGRRYDSEISDAGKLQSEELAVELLRHKIDVAYCSSMRRCRQSIMPYKNSAGIKVNYVKDLEERDYGVFDGRPGSEYREWIRRNGFEGNYSFRPPGGETFQDLRARARAVMREILARHGGEAILIMAHCATGVAIMLNLFNEREEGNYVKYMLKNCALSVVEIRYGRPHLELLNSTAHLKNTESTGKARSPTP
- a CDS encoding CBS domain-containing protein gives rise to the protein MERLQNIPKELISRTINLDYRTPMSKAGHYLNKYSAIVITKNKEYYGIVDTRTRYRALQGLKLPANEKVEKFSIKTPKITNSTSIYDLVNYFYKLGVKALPFSAGSRIIGIFERSTLLKVLLSLNILENMKVGEAMTTPVLAIDANASVAQAKSTMRERKVNRLVVLRNDKFVGLITNYDMANEIAKGSERLPQLKTDVYKPSNISISSVMEPNVRSIEYNRPLSDAVRDMIENSISSLVVVKNSNPIGILTVTDVMENILVKQRVAPSKVFMSGFDANTYQYEDDAREELRSFVDSIERLSGIDVDYITFKVKRSKSKLYELQVRLSLGRHGIISMHVTKYLFDDALSDLIKKLKHRIIKEKESIITHKKVNTLKDTME
- a CDS encoding DUF4870 domain-containing protein → MATRSTTKKSSTSAPDNRSWFIIAYFLSLVTGIVVLFLKGEEDQRLKLHSMQAIFLGILMIIVSIVFTVISFGLFFIGTLGTLLNLFIWLYGLYVGFEAYNGNDITIPVITDYAKRYSGKSQAKT
- a CDS encoding archease: MATIRNSKKYRFVEHTADVEYIAYGVSVESCFRNALLGMFDTISYTDKASASRSKEESFVVKDSASSIEDLLWYSLQDALSVADSSGIFAYRVSKLRIGRDGGSFSISMTIHGKRKSSAASKLDVKGVSRYNLGIKRAKGGISATVVLDV
- a CDS encoding exosortase/archaeosortase family protein produces the protein MNGKKAKLFGIAIIFAAFLGVSINSILATNPSILDTDSSTYIIVVMLMLLLFIIFSSKAELDFSFGPKNAAYAAFIFVAYALLLSSMRVALSSAFLSYRIDALLFPLPMLALVVLVFGIKGARKLWPLIAYSVFASPLLLVPVINLSAAFANLNALLVYAIIKGIGVQVLRSGYVITSALGSSITISTACVPIGTFIAFVMFLIPVAYLYDGSLKHKLYWILSGSALMLFLNFARMLFIALIWVFYGLDNAVNTFHVFAGQLIFYAAIIIMMLVSGKYGLGLARRAKKSRRGVAAPGIAAGRLAAATVVAAAFAIAAFALNYGYYSDIHASYALFAGNAGVNAVALGNRIIGSVANSSGNVTVIGSTSIGEIFLIGHANDTDSTYIIANASYSAVPKYRIPGYTPTGPLHSYLLRNGITINAQDAYSGNSTFELNYFSIPYNISGEWVMVNYVAFRKTIPGSTPSCSAINYGSIGPVSYFESEIYNLVMMQRTSSEGFICEGYAIASG
- a CDS encoding uracil-DNA glycosylase; protein product: MDKAREITRLNAAYGKLPRTAGRWLLSRRFVPAEGPPDAEVMFIGQAPGRNEDMQLRPFIGTSGKFLDRLMGLAGIERKSAYIASVVQFFPPENRIPSDEEIQLCSRFLFRQIDIVNPRFVILLGSVACKTVLGMEKIGSIHGTVVKKGNRTYMLSMHPAAAVRIRSKMPEMERDFRRFRKIMSRK